In Electrophorus electricus isolate fEleEle1 chromosome 18, fEleEle1.pri, whole genome shotgun sequence, one genomic interval encodes:
- the nfu1 gene encoding NFU1 iron-sulfur cluster scaffold homolog, mitochondrial isoform X1, with protein MALCRSAGVLRSVCKIITGSRYAACSYHGDVLSRAPFHAKPLARTLLQPRVFVRSMFIQTQDTPNPNSLKFLPGRAVLVSGTLDFASPRDAHCSPLARQLFRIDGVKSVFLGPDFITITKTDSDTEWKMVKPDVFATIMDFFTSGLPVVNEDATPQADTAPSEDDDEVVAIIKELLDTRIRPTVQEDGGDVLYRGFEDGIVKLKLQGSCTSCPSAIVTLKSGIQNMLQFYVPEVEGVEQVKEDSDIENKAHR; from the exons ATGGCGCTGTGTCGGAGTGCAGGAGTTTTACGGAGCGTTTGCAAGATCATAACGGGCTC AAGATATGCTGCGTGCAGTTACCATGGAGACGTTCTCAGTAGGGCTCCCTTCCACGCGAAGCCCCTCGCGAGGACACTGCTGCAACCACGCGTGTTCG tgaggaGCATGTTCATTCAGACTCAGGACACTCCAAACCCAAACAGCCTTAAGTTTCTGCCTGGCCGTGCTGTGTTGGTGTCTGGGACATTAGACTTTGCTTCTCCCAGAGATGCCCACTGCTCGCCACTGGCCAG ACAGCTGTTTAGAATTGATGGAGTCAAGAGTGTCTTCTTAGGACCAGACTTCATAACCATCACTAAG ACTGATTCTGACACAGAGTGGAAGATGGTCAAACCTGATGTCTTTGCAACCATCATGGACTTCTTCACGTCTGGTCTTCCCGTCGTTAATGAAGACGCAACTCCTCAGGCAGACACAG CGCCTTCGGAAGACGATGACGAGGTAGTTGCCATAATCAAAGAGCTGCTGGACACGCGCATCAG GCCCACAGTGCAGGAGGACGGGGGCGACGTGCTGTACCGCGGTTTTGAGGATGGCATTGTGAAGCTCAAGCTCCAGGGCTCCTGCACCAGCTGCCCCAGTGCCATAGTCACGCTGAAGAGTGGTATCCAGAACATGCTGCAGTTCTACGTCCccgaggtggagggggtggagcaa GTGAAGGAAGATTCGGACATTGAAAACAAAGCCCACCGATGA
- the nfu1 gene encoding NFU1 iron-sulfur cluster scaffold homolog, mitochondrial isoform X2, translating into MALCRSAGVLRSVCKIITGSYHGDVLSRAPFHAKPLARTLLQPRVFVRSMFIQTQDTPNPNSLKFLPGRAVLVSGTLDFASPRDAHCSPLARQLFRIDGVKSVFLGPDFITITKTDSDTEWKMVKPDVFATIMDFFTSGLPVVNEDATPQADTAPSEDDDEVVAIIKELLDTRIRPTVQEDGGDVLYRGFEDGIVKLKLQGSCTSCPSAIVTLKSGIQNMLQFYVPEVEGVEQVKEDSDIENKAHR; encoded by the exons ATGGCGCTGTGTCGGAGTGCAGGAGTTTTACGGAGCGTTTGCAAGATCATAACGGGCTC TTACCATGGAGACGTTCTCAGTAGGGCTCCCTTCCACGCGAAGCCCCTCGCGAGGACACTGCTGCAACCACGCGTGTTCG tgaggaGCATGTTCATTCAGACTCAGGACACTCCAAACCCAAACAGCCTTAAGTTTCTGCCTGGCCGTGCTGTGTTGGTGTCTGGGACATTAGACTTTGCTTCTCCCAGAGATGCCCACTGCTCGCCACTGGCCAG ACAGCTGTTTAGAATTGATGGAGTCAAGAGTGTCTTCTTAGGACCAGACTTCATAACCATCACTAAG ACTGATTCTGACACAGAGTGGAAGATGGTCAAACCTGATGTCTTTGCAACCATCATGGACTTCTTCACGTCTGGTCTTCCCGTCGTTAATGAAGACGCAACTCCTCAGGCAGACACAG CGCCTTCGGAAGACGATGACGAGGTAGTTGCCATAATCAAAGAGCTGCTGGACACGCGCATCAG GCCCACAGTGCAGGAGGACGGGGGCGACGTGCTGTACCGCGGTTTTGAGGATGGCATTGTGAAGCTCAAGCTCCAGGGCTCCTGCACCAGCTGCCCCAGTGCCATAGTCACGCTGAAGAGTGGTATCCAGAACATGCTGCAGTTCTACGTCCccgaggtggagggggtggagcaa GTGAAGGAAGATTCGGACATTGAAAACAAAGCCCACCGATGA